ACTGGTAAATTCTTTGATGGAACTACTATTAAAGATAGTGATGGGATGTTTGTTCCTGGTTGTTTTGTTCGAGCAGTAAGAGGAAATACTACACTATATAATATGGAATATATTGACAATAAAGATAATACAGTAACTGATAAATCAACTTCGCTAATGTGGTCTAAAAATGATAGTGGTATGAAAATGAACTGGGTTGAGGCTCTTGAATATGCTAAAAATTCTAAATTAGCAGGTTACAGTGATTGGCGCTTACCAAACTCTAAAGAGTTACAAAGTTTAGTGGATTATGAAAAGAAAGATTTTCCAGCTATTAATACTGAGTTTTTTAATACTACATTAAAATCATTTGAATCAGCAAAAGATGCTTATTACTTCTGGACAAGTACAACACAAGGAGATTTTAAATATACAGGAGCTTATATATCATTTGCACAAGCTTGGAGTAAAAAGAATTCAAAAGCAACAGAATACTTTGATTGGCATGGTGCTGGAGCACAAAGAAGTGACCCCAAAATAGGTAAACCAGCTGATTATGAATTAGCTTCAGATATGGCAAGTGATTATATTTCAATTAAAAATTGGGTTAGATTGGTTCGTGATGAACCACAAAGTGATGAAAAGTAAATATTTCTAAAAACAAGTTCAACTCTATGTGATTGTTAGCTTCCTTAAATAAACTACGATAATTAGGCACTTATCAATTAAAATCCAGAGTTAATATCAAACGCTTTTCATTAGCTGGCACTACAGGTGAACGGTGGACTAAGCCTGTATTTTCATTGCCTTCCCAAAGTGTACCTTTGAGTAATGCAACATCGCCACAACTTAGTTGCTGGATATCACTTTCACTTTGGTAAAGACCCGATTCACTATCAGGCAAGCCATTACTACCCCACCCTAGTTTTGTGTGATCAATCACCTCGTGTGGTAGCCATTCTGAGGCTATACTTTGATAAGTTGTCACAAGGCGGCAAGGCACTCTATCAACATGAAATTTAGGACACATCGCTTGATCTAAAACATTCAAGCGCATGGCAGCTTGTTTAAGTTCAAATAAATAACAAAACATATCAACAAGATTGGCAATATCTTCGCTCACTTCGGTCATATTGTTATTAAAAGATTCGCTAACACGTGAGAGTGCGTCTTGTGGAGTTAAGATCATTTTTTTTTCAAATGTAGGATTTGATTCCAAAAACGTTTTCACTGAATTTTGCAAAGCCGTAGGTAACTTACGCTGCCAAATAGCTATATTGATATCTGATTGATAGATATCACCAAAAACCGTTGGATTATTATCCTGAGCCCTATATCCATAGCTTACTGGCATTGTTTCAAAAGGTTTGGAGCTAATAGATTGACCAGCAAAATTGAAATTCTTTTCATTCAGCATTATTCTTCCCTTTTATGCAACTTTGTCGCATTTAATTTTAGAATTGTAATATAAATTATTTAAATGCAACTTAGTTGCAGTATTTTAAGTCAATAAAATAATATGTTCCTAAAAGAGATATAAAGTTATAAGACTAACTTATAATTGATGAATATCATTTTTTTATTTTTTTATTTTAATTATACTTTAAAAAACAAAAGGATAAA
This sequence is a window from Poseidonibacter parvus. Protein-coding genes within it:
- a CDS encoding DUF1566 domain-containing protein; the protein is MTLGGYDDWRIPSIKELYSLANFDGELMKPESGKESTPYIDTNYFEYQYDKRLIFAGQFYSSTVYVKNDVQNFTKNGGLQGVFGFNFSDGHIKSYETGKFFDGTTIKDSDGMFVPGCFVRAVRGNTTLYNMEYIDNKDNTVTDKSTSLMWSKNDSGMKMNWVEALEYAKNSKLAGYSDWRLPNSKELQSLVDYEKKDFPAINTEFFNTTLKSFESAKDAYYFWTSTTQGDFKYTGAYISFAQAWSKKNSKATEYFDWHGAGAQRSDPKIGKPADYELASDMASDYISIKNWVRLVRDEPQSDEK
- a CDS encoding DUF1826 domain-containing protein, producing MLNEKNFNFAGQSISSKPFETMPVSYGYRAQDNNPTVFGDIYQSDINIAIWQRKLPTALQNSVKTFLESNPTFEKKMILTPQDALSRVSESFNNNMTEVSEDIANLVDMFCYLFELKQAAMRLNVLDQAMCPKFHVDRVPCRLVTTYQSIASEWLPHEVIDHTKLGWGSNGLPDSESGLYQSESDIQQLSCGDVALLKGTLWEGNENTGLVHRSPVVPANEKRLILTLDFN